tcgatctacgattgtatcGAAGAGTTGAGTGTTTTTATATTCTTGTTCCACTTGCAATTACACACGGAAGCTTTGAGGGTTTTGCGTTGTAAAGTTTACTTGTTGAACAAACTAAACCGCCAATAGACACCACGCGAGATCGATGCAACTCACTCCTCTGTTTGCAAAATGACATCAGACCTTCAAAATGGTCTCTCAATTAACACGATTCAATTCAGCATAATACGATGCTGCTAATGGGCAAACAAGTAACACACACGTCGATTCGAGTCTCGCGGCCCTTGTCCCCTTTTGTCAATCACTGTTTTACATTTGTAGCACATGCCGCACTCTGATTATGATTTGCGCGCAAAAAGGAAGCCCTTTTTGCCTTTCGTGGTGCAGCACCAGCACTCCTGTACGTGCGCAATAGCCTTGGTCACAATGCGTCGATCCATGGCGTCACGAGCCAAGTACCTTGAACCGATGCCTTGTGCTCGGGGCGAATGGAAGTTTTACATGCCCACCTGCCATTGAGGTGAGGTTCAAGGTGCACTGGGGGAACGCTCCTTCGCGCGATGTCACGGGTGTGAGCGTCCGGGGTCCGGTACGCGGagaaggggtttgtttttggtcaaGGAAGAAACAGCACTCACTTCCGCTTTTACTCGTTACAGATCAACTCCAAGTACAGCGAGGAACTGGCCGCCGAATGTTTGGAATGGATCAAGGAGGTAACCGGCGAACCGATCAACACGTCCGGCGACATGGATAACTTCTTCGAGGTGCTGAAGGACGGTACCGTGCTGTGCACGCTAGCGAACGCGATCGAAGCCGGCACGGTGAAGAAGGTCAACACCAGCAAGATGGCGTTCAAGTGCATGGAGAACATCTCCGCGTTTCTGGAAGCGGCCAAAAAGTTCGGCGTACCGCCACAGGAAACCTTCCAGAGCGTGGATCTGTGGGAGCGCCAGAATCTCAACTCGGTCGTCATCTGCATCCAGTCGCTCGGTCGCAAGGCGGGCAAATACGGCAAACCGTCGATCGGTCCGAAGGAGGCGGACAAAAACGAGCGCCAGTTCAGCGACGAACAGTTGCGGGCTGGTCAGACCGTCATCTCGCTGCAGTACGGTTCGAACAAGGGCGCCACCCAGAGCGGCATCAACTTCGGCAACACCAGACACATGTAAGCGTTGTGCTGAGGGGATCGAATCCTTCCCTCCCTCGGGCTCCACACGCGTGTTTCCTAGCTTTCTAAGAACTCATTAAGAAAAGGGGTAGCATGTAAACCGCAAACACTAACAATCCTGGTGCATACACACATAACACGGCCTATTTGGTGAAGGACCAAACCGAATAGGAGCGACACCGAGGGAAATGCTACTAAGGGACAGTCAGGATCATGGACGAAACGAAATTATCCAGTATACAACGATCGGAACGCTGTGCAAGATTCCAGATCCAGAAAGTGCATTTTGTTATTAGTAGGAAGAACCCtagaaaaaaggacacacttTTGAACGAATGTACCTttttaaaaatcgaaaatcaCGATAGCGCCTTAGCAATGAGAGACTTCCATTCTTCTTGTATGTAGAGATATAGCGAGGATTTTCCTGGAGGACACGGTGTGTAGCGTATTTACCCAACCGTGCAATTCGGGTATATTTTTACCACTCCAGTAtaggaatttttgaaatcaaATCATAGTCAATCGTTTGCATTCCAAGCCGCCAGGAGTAGCTGTATAGAGCGCTCACACAAAGAATACGgatatttcacacacacacacacacacacacacacatacccactcTGCTCTAGGCACTGTTTATACATTCCGTAGTGAGTTAACAAGTTGATCCCACGCCACAGGATAGCCAATTAGCCTTAAGCCTTCCGGGATGAATGACAGCCCGTTCGGAACCATCCCGACTAGACGGGTGCCCGCAATCCATTAGGGCAAATAAGTATACACTGTTATCGGGaaaaccctcccccctccccctcaaGGTTGTCATtcgggaaagcaaaaaagaatcGCATTCTACTTTGTCTGGCCACTGACCAACAGCTAATTTCGGTAAGACCGAGAGATGCAAACCGTTTTGTCGTTTTGGTGCACATTAGAGCAAGTAGAGAAGAGTGCAGCAGTAGAACACGATCAAGTGCATTGCAATAACCGACCCGACCCGAACCGAGTAAACCTTCTTCCATACCTGCGGAAAGGGTGACTTCCGTtgggagcgagaaaaaaaaaacaagcgtaaCCATGTTTTGCGACAAAACCATTTCGGCGAATGACTAAAATCGTGCTTTATCGCATGTGCCACTAAAAACATAGaaaaccttcttttttttgtgctcgtCTTTTTTACTCTTTACGCCGAGCATtgatgcattatttttttttttttgctgtttgtttttgtttctgagaTCATTTACCacgcaagaaggaaaaaatcgTAAATTATTGACAGTATACAtaaatatatgttttgttaaatgtaATTTGTAAAAGGATAAGTTATTGTCTAATAAATCAGAACATTAAGAAATTTACTCACTTGCTTGCGGAGAGCTTGGCATTGGCAGGAATATCCGAAACCGAAATCGAACTCTATTTACCAAATCAAAATCAGATCATTTTGCTTGAAATGGCAAAGGAGCTCATTAGACCCTCTAGacctgcacacacacagttcATCGGTTAAAAACCCCTGAAAGTATGTTATTGTAATTTGATGTGTATGTTAAATACACGAtccattgcataccttcaggagCGAACGCTGGAGGAGTGATATCTGTCGGATTCGTTAACTTCCCTGTCGGTAAAATCCATCCACTATCGTTTAAGGTGAAACGGCCAGATGCTAATGGAAGGAAATGTTAAttatttgaaactttttgTATCCACCCAAAGGCAGACTTACATTATCGGTCAATTTGTTCATAATATGATCGCTGATCGCAGACTATCCGTTACGAATTGATAGTAACGGAAGCGGAAGGATACTTTTTTCTCGATGGCACAACATAAACTAACCATCagtattgttgtttgttaaataggatttttatttatttctcgaTATACTTCAGGTTGATGTAAAGCATTTATTACAAGCAATTATATGGTTCCTAGTGGTTCTTACCGGTATCCTTACGCTTTGATTTTCTTGTCCATAACGTCCCCCGTGGTTCATCGTGTTTTTCACAGCATCGGAAATAACTTCCATTTtcttaaattcaattttctactctctttctctctctctctctctttctctttctccacCCAATCACTATATTCACATCCCCTGCGCCAGATGCCATATAATAAGAATAATCTCTGTTGAGTAGTATGCCGCTAGATAGCTCGAATAGTTTTGGTTTTgatcgattattgattttttgaGATAACGCGCTCATTAAGCAGGTATACACTCCGGAAATGTTTGAACAGTAATGGACAATCCTTcaacaagttttgtttttcgcgtGTGCTGGGATTTCTAGCTAGGAATATGGGTTTCCACGCGTAAAAAGAAGCTTTCTCTTGCAGTATTACTGCTGCCACTGGCTTAATTCACTCACTTCTATGGTAACTGTTCCCTTGTGATTGTACAACTCCAGCATCGTGTGAATGTAATAAATGTCGGGGCGGCACGGACCTAAAACTAATAAgaggaaaaataatcaaaattaaaaaaaacacaacaaaagaaaaacgaccaAAAACTCTTACTATTCTTCtggttttattacaaaaagaATAAGATAAAGAAGAGGAGGGGGAAAGAATATTATCGTTAGAAAACATTCGGGTGAATAATTTAACTTTACTCATTCGTTCGCTTTCGTCAACCAACGTTCACGGTTCTGTCCTAcgtgcttgctgctgctgtactcTCCACAGTCATCAGTATTAGTCGAAGCGCAGTGTTATATCATATTCAACATTTCTCACACTTTGACTATATCTCCGGACCCCATCTTTCACTTTATTCGCCCGCTTCACACAATTGTTACTGACTTTTTACTGCtattaaaagaaagaaacgaaacaattacTGCTCATCTACGGCACCGCTCCCGTACTGGTGGGAGGGGTGCCAAGTTTCAAGGCAAAGAGATGTAAATCCTTGTGGTATATAAGTTAACACATTTATTCGTAGGATTAGTTTTAAACTAGACTGTATGCGTGTGGCTGTGTATTTTTGAGTGTAAACCGTGGTGTCCAATGCTAATGTACGTACGTGTCTTGTAACGTTAATTTTGGGATTGGTAATTCCTCCGATCACTTCCCTTGCTTTAGTAAACCTCGTGAATGTAGCAGTGGGTGTAtgcggtgtgttgtgtgtttacaAAGGACACTCATCCATTCacaatttgtttggtttttatacATCATAATTTAACAGATTAGAATACTAGGATTATCTCTCGTTCGCGTACAGTCCGCCATTTACTGCCACAGCTGCATTAGCTTTTGCTCTTCCTGTTTTCATCTCCTTCCCGTACCTTCCATGTCCATGTGCACAATCAGCATCCGCGCCTTGTGACGTGTTTATACGTACAATAGTTCTATGCAAGCAAGAACAAAGCTGGGTGTAATAGTATAACTACCGCCATTACTACAACGTTCTGGTATTGTACCACCTTTACTAGGGTTTTGATGTTTCTTCCCCTATAACACCACGCTTACGACACAACGGTGATGCATCTTTGTAGTAAGGCGGGATCGGAAAAAGAAGTTCTTCCGCCCGCGTATCGGTGTGATTTGATAGCTTTAATCAGTTGTTaatcaataattaatcaaaCGGTTTAGATAGTTGTTTAGAACGCACCCTACATTTCTTCCGTGCAAGTCCACCTTCTTTCTTCCTTAGGGTTTCTCTGTcccttttcaaacaaacagcatCTCTCTTCGCGAATACGTTTGCACGCAGATAAAACCCATGCTAGCGCACCGGATAGGAAGATTGCCCAACGTTTGCGCGCGTAACGCTCGTGATTTTAATAGCTCGATAGTTGCATTACTTTGTCCCTCGCTGTGAAAGCACATTAGATGTCCTCTtgtttgggtgtgttttaATTCTTCAAGAATGTTATGCACTTTAATTATATCAATCAATTTGTTGATTTCGAATTTTATTAGGTTCCTTTACACAATTTGAGTTGAAATTTACTGGCTAAACACTGCACAATCACCACACGTAACGGCGTGCTGTCACTTTGCCGAAACGAACACAGCGCTCAATCGATTCACATTCGATTGAGCGATTACACTGTAGCACttgttaataaaaatgattattgAAGGCTCATGATCACGGTTaacttagaaaaaaaaaaacagggggaCTATTAATCCACGTGGTTACATACAGTTACAGAACAGTGCCGCGAGTGTGCTtaaacaccaaaacacaaaaggtAGCTAACGGTCTAACATTCGCTAATCTGCCGCGATgcacaataaattataatacaattgttttttttttcttttggactacactgaaacatttcaacagAAATGGTACACAAACCCGGAAACATGTAAGTTGTTGaacgttttaaaaacaaaGGCTACCGATGAGCATGCCTTACTAAAGGCTACGGCTCATCGTGATGCTAGTACATGCAACGTGTACCCCATCATATTCCACAATTTTTCCGAACGTGCCACAAGGCGCTACACATGTAAATGGGGGCGCGAAAAACGTAGAGTTTCACAACGGAATTACAAAATCAGGTGATTTACAATGTTACGAATAAGTTATGTACGAaaggaaacataaacatattGCACCACACCTTTACGTTTAAAGGATCGAAGGTCCATCAACGAACAAATCGCAAGCTATTTCTTTGTTCTTACTCATCTAAACTATTCTCTGTAGTATGGTTGCTGGTATgcttatcaaaaaaaaaaaaacattccactggatgtttttttttttttagtgcaCGGGAGTAGGAGGAGTGCTTCCGTATGTAAGGGTtgtttatgttcttttttgtttttccttcagtCAGATTTACCATGCGTCCTTTTTACTGACTGGAATTACCGCGA
This region of Anopheles marshallii chromosome 2, idAnoMarsDA_429_01, whole genome shotgun sequence genomic DNA includes:
- the LOC128719129 gene encoding myophilin gives rise to the protein MSTHRAPKSGFAAEAQRKINSKYSEELAAECLEWIKEVTGEPINTSGDMDNFFEVLKDGTVLCTLANAIEAGTVKKVNTSKMAFKCMENISAFLEAAKKFGVPPQETFQSVDLWERQNLNSVVICIQSLGRKAGKYGKPSIGPKEADKNERQFSDEQLRAGQTVISLQYGSNKGATQSGINFGNTRHM